In Acuticoccus sp. MNP-M23, one genomic interval encodes:
- a CDS encoding ABC transporter ATP-binding protein produces MERVTVEQGENSAPFVEIEGLTRIFSGEAGVRDVSLRIPRGAFVVLLGPSGCGKSTTLRLLAGLEDPDAGRIVIDGEDVTALPPSARNLSMVFQSYALFPHLSVVENIEFGLRVRGVRKAERRTRLADALSLTGLEGLERRKPAQLSGGQRQRVALARAVVAGHPLCLMDEPLSNLDAKLRHAVRRDIRSLQQRLGMTVVYVTHDQTEAMSMADIVVLMNGGRIEQAGPPAELYANPASRFVATFLGAPPMQMLPPAAGEHTGANTGVRAEDLRLVGNGDGRLQVRVTQCEFLGAETFVYVETGANHPLIVRAPGRVELAAGTPLGLDWAADAAHRFTDDGARLSPSPAA; encoded by the coding sequence ATGGAGCGAGTGACCGTGGAGCAGGGAGAGAACTCGGCGCCGTTCGTCGAGATCGAGGGCCTGACCCGTATCTTCTCCGGCGAGGCGGGCGTCCGGGACGTGTCGCTGCGCATTCCGCGCGGTGCGTTCGTCGTCCTGCTCGGTCCGTCCGGCTGCGGCAAGTCAACGACGCTTCGTCTTCTCGCGGGGCTGGAGGATCCGGACGCCGGGCGCATCGTCATCGACGGCGAGGATGTCACGGCGCTACCGCCCTCCGCGCGCAATCTCTCCATGGTGTTCCAATCCTACGCCCTGTTCCCGCATCTGTCGGTCGTGGAGAACATCGAATTCGGCCTCAGGGTGCGCGGCGTCCGCAAGGCCGAGCGCCGCACCCGGCTTGCGGATGCACTGTCGTTGACGGGCCTCGAAGGGCTGGAACGGCGCAAGCCCGCGCAGCTCTCCGGCGGCCAGCGCCAGCGCGTCGCGCTCGCAAGGGCGGTCGTCGCCGGCCATCCGCTGTGCCTGATGGACGAACCCCTCTCCAATCTCGACGCCAAGCTGCGCCACGCCGTGCGCCGCGACATCCGCAGCCTGCAGCAGCGCCTTGGCATGACCGTCGTCTACGTGACTCACGACCAGACAGAGGCAATGTCGATGGCCGACATCGTGGTGCTGATGAACGGCGGCCGGATCGAGCAGGCCGGGCCGCCGGCCGAGCTCTACGCCAATCCAGCGAGCCGTTTCGTCGCCACCTTCCTCGGCGCGCCGCCGATGCAGATGTTGCCCCCCGCTGCCGGCGAACACACCGGCGCAAACACCGGCGTGCGCGCAGAAGACCTTCGCCTTGTCGGCAATGGCGACGGGCGCCTGCAGGTCCGCGTGACGCAATGCGAGTTCCTCGGCGCCGAAACCTTCGTCTACGTCGAAACCGGGGCGAACCATCCCCTAATCGTGCGCGCCCCCGGCCGTGTAGAGCTTGCCGCCGGCACCCCGCTCGGCCTCGACTGGGCGGCCGATGCCGCCCACCGCTTCACCGATGACGGTGCGCGCCTTTCCCCTTCACCGGCCGCCTGA
- a CDS encoding DeoR/GlpR family DNA-binding transcription regulator, with protein sequence MKQEFCSFEHPIDDKWNTICNVTPMKHSAAKGCHMNGSNFHLNNADAVPARRQILISQMLQTQDFLTVEALASQFDVTTQTIRRDINALCEQGAARRRHGGIARIAVGGNVSFRDREVLNRSAKLMIAGEVARCIPNGASVALGIGTTPQLVAENLLGHSGLKIVTNNLPIALAAAQHTDFDVAIAGGTVRNSDLDIAGHAAEELFAAYRVDFAIFGVAGVDDDGSLLDFSRAEVRIRQAMLRHCRQSFLVLDSSKFGRPAHVRGGRLDEASVVFCEAGPPVVIAELLAGSDTRFVDCSAPLPADLKHD encoded by the coding sequence ATGAAACAAGAGTTTTGCTCATTTGAACACCCGATTGACGACAAGTGGAACACAATTTGCAATGTCACGCCGATGAAACATTCCGCTGCTAAGGGCTGTCATATGAACGGATCAAATTTTCATTTGAACAATGCCGATGCCGTCCCGGCCCGCCGTCAGATCCTGATTTCGCAAATGCTTCAGACGCAGGATTTCCTGACGGTCGAAGCGCTCGCGTCGCAGTTCGATGTCACGACACAGACGATCCGCCGCGACATCAACGCCCTCTGCGAACAGGGCGCGGCCCGGCGACGGCATGGTGGAATCGCGCGCATCGCGGTCGGCGGGAACGTCAGTTTCCGGGACCGCGAAGTGCTGAACCGCAGTGCCAAGCTGATGATCGCGGGCGAGGTCGCACGCTGCATTCCGAACGGGGCGTCCGTGGCGCTGGGGATCGGAACCACGCCGCAACTCGTCGCCGAGAACCTCCTCGGCCACAGCGGGCTGAAAATCGTCACCAACAACCTGCCGATCGCACTTGCGGCGGCGCAGCACACGGACTTCGACGTTGCAATCGCCGGCGGAACGGTGCGCAACAGCGATCTCGACATCGCCGGCCACGCCGCCGAGGAGCTCTTCGCTGCCTACAGGGTCGATTTCGCCATCTTCGGTGTTGCCGGCGTGGACGACGATGGGTCGCTGCTCGACTTTTCGCGCGCCGAGGTGCGCATTCGCCAGGCGATGCTGCGTCACTGCCGCCAATCGTTCCTCGTTCTCGACTCCTCCAAATTCGGCCGCCCGGCGCATGTGCGCGGCGGCCGGCTCGACGAGGCGAGCGTCGTTTTCTGCGAGGCCGGACCGCCTGTCGTGATCGCCGAACTCCTGGCCGGCTCGGACACGCGCTTCGTCGATTGCTCGGCGCCTTTGCCGGCCGATCTCAAGCACGACTGA
- a CDS encoding ArdC-like ssDNA-binding domain-containing protein yields the protein MGKTDRFDVHQHITDQIVTAIEAGADNWQMPWHRSAHAITRPQNIASGKGYRGINVLALWVAAAANDYAHGMWGTYKQWQEHGAQVKKGEKSSVIVFYKELERPREDDPSETETVLFARASRVFNAAQVEGFTVDDEVPTEDRIEPVEAAEAFTAAAGAMVSVGGERAFYRPAEDRIQMPDRERFTGTATSNPTEAWYGTLLHELTHWSGAPHRLDRQLSTRFGDDAYAAEASNVFAILDGKHADVVENVKSGRRSAAQMARLYNVSQATVSRILSAARANANIG from the coding sequence ATGGGAAAGACCGACCGCTTCGACGTTCATCAACACATCACCGATCAGATTGTCACCGCCATTGAGGCCGGCGCGGACAACTGGCAAATGCCCTGGCATCGCTCGGCACATGCCATCACTCGGCCGCAGAACATCGCATCCGGAAAGGGCTATCGCGGCATCAACGTGCTGGCGCTGTGGGTGGCGGCCGCGGCCAACGACTACGCCCATGGCATGTGGGGAACCTATAAGCAGTGGCAGGAGCATGGCGCCCAGGTGAAGAAGGGCGAAAAGTCCTCCGTCATCGTGTTTTACAAGGAACTCGAGCGGCCGCGTGAGGATGATCCGAGCGAGACCGAAACCGTGCTGTTTGCGCGCGCCAGCCGTGTCTTCAATGCTGCGCAGGTCGAGGGTTTTACCGTCGACGATGAAGTGCCGACCGAGGACCGGATCGAGCCTGTAGAGGCCGCCGAAGCCTTTACCGCTGCAGCCGGTGCCATGGTGAGCGTTGGCGGCGAGCGCGCCTTCTACCGGCCGGCCGAGGATCGTATCCAAATGCCGGACCGAGAGCGGTTTACCGGTACGGCGACATCAAACCCGACCGAAGCCTGGTACGGGACGCTCTTGCATGAGCTCACCCACTGGAGCGGTGCACCGCACCGGCTCGACCGTCAGCTCTCCACGCGCTTTGGCGATGATGCCTACGCCGCCGAAGCATCGAACGTTTTTGCGATTCTTGACGGTAAGCACGCCGACGTGGTCGAGAACGTCAAGAGTGGACGCAGGAGCGCCGCCCAGATGGCCCGGCTCTACAATGTGTCGCAAGCCACCGTCAGCCGCATCCTGTCGGCAGCACGAGCCAACGCGAACATCGGCTGA
- a CDS encoding type II toxin-antitoxin system ParD family antitoxin — MATMNVSLPDPMKDWVEQQTKGGRYSNSSDYVRDLIRRDQDRAAKIAHMQKMVTEGLESGPAEPFDFDAFSKRMQEEHGGRSS; from the coding sequence ATGGCAACGATGAATGTTTCGCTTCCCGATCCGATGAAGGATTGGGTCGAGCAGCAGACCAAGGGCGGCCGCTACAGCAACTCGAGCGACTACGTGCGCGACCTGATCCGGAGAGATCAGGACAGGGCTGCGAAGATCGCCCACATGCAGAAGATGGTAACCGAAGGCCTCGAGAGCGGCCCCGCCGAGCCCTTCGACTTCGACGCGTTTTCCAAGCGCATGCAGGAGGAGCATGGCGGACGGTCCAGTTAG
- a CDS encoding type II toxin-antitoxin system RelE/ParE family toxin gives MADGPVRAYQLTPAAQSDLETIWRFTANRWSVGQAEAYLNGLRDALEDLIANPRIARERLELTPPVRVQPYGSHIIIYTIEIDYLAVIRIRHSRENWISDPAGEDE, from the coding sequence ATGGCGGACGGTCCAGTTAGGGCGTACCAGCTAACGCCGGCAGCACAGAGCGACCTCGAAACGATCTGGCGGTTCACGGCCAACCGTTGGTCGGTCGGGCAGGCGGAAGCCTATCTCAATGGCCTGCGTGACGCGCTCGAAGACCTGATTGCCAATCCGCGAATAGCGCGAGAGCGGCTCGAACTGACCCCGCCGGTCCGCGTCCAGCCATACGGATCTCACATCATCATCTACACGATCGAGATCGATTATCTGGCCGTCATCCGCATCCGGCACAGCCGGGAGAATTGGATCAGCGACCCCGCTGGCGAAGACGAATGA
- a CDS encoding GIY-YIG nuclease family protein produces MSELLGRSVRLFLADGTASGLITAEIMNWTGHVLTGSRSGLPAFLKRVELDRTGLYFLTGPAPDDPDTTQVYIGESDNVRKRLFQHSKDEIKDFWERTCVVTSKDQNITKAHARYLEARLIAIAKSVAIASVVNGTAPPPAALPEADASDMEYFIEQLRLVLPVLGFDFLRQSKAATRKTPSERADATSEDASPIFRLSSRKHGIEAQAREIDGEFVVIEGSAAVATWSSQADHSYSKQHAQLMKAGKLVADDGGHLRFAEDVAFRSPSAASAVILGRPDNGRTSWKLNGSNISYGDWQAEQVAQTTSSLSESDEFT; encoded by the coding sequence GTGAGTGAATTGCTAGGGCGATCTGTTCGATTGTTTCTCGCCGACGGGACTGCGTCGGGGCTCATTACGGCCGAGATCATGAATTGGACCGGTCATGTCTTGACCGGCTCGCGGAGTGGCCTGCCTGCCTTTCTTAAACGCGTCGAACTAGATCGAACCGGCCTCTACTTCCTCACGGGGCCAGCGCCCGATGATCCGGATACGACTCAAGTCTACATTGGAGAAAGCGATAACGTCCGAAAGCGACTGTTCCAGCACAGCAAGGACGAAATAAAAGACTTCTGGGAGCGCACTTGTGTCGTCACCAGCAAAGATCAAAACATCACCAAAGCCCATGCGCGCTATCTCGAAGCGAGGCTCATCGCTATTGCGAAATCAGTGGCCATCGCCAGCGTCGTCAATGGCACCGCGCCACCGCCAGCGGCCTTGCCGGAGGCCGATGCCTCCGACATGGAATATTTCATCGAACAGTTGCGGCTCGTGCTGCCCGTTCTGGGGTTTGATTTTCTGCGGCAATCGAAAGCCGCTACCCGGAAGACTCCATCAGAAAGAGCAGATGCGACCAGCGAAGACGCAAGCCCGATCTTCCGACTGAGCAGCAGGAAGCACGGGATTGAAGCGCAGGCACGGGAGATTGACGGCGAGTTTGTCGTTATCGAGGGCTCGGCTGCCGTTGCTACCTGGTCGAGCCAGGCGGATCACAGCTACTCGAAACAGCACGCACAGCTGATGAAAGCTGGAAAGTTGGTAGCCGACGATGGCGGTCACCTACGCTTTGCCGAAGATGTTGCGTTTCGCAGTCCCAGCGCGGCCTCTGCCGTCATTCTTGGTCGGCCTGACAACGGACGCACGTCCTGGAAGCTAAATGGGTCGAATATCTCCTATGGCGACTGGCAGGCCGAGCAGGTTGCCCAGACGACGTCAAGCCTTTCTGAAAGCGATGAATTTACGTGA